The Megalobrama amblycephala isolate DHTTF-2021 linkage group LG7, ASM1881202v1, whole genome shotgun sequence genome window below encodes:
- the LOC125271572 gene encoding butyrophilin subfamily 3 member A1-like, with product MNRANYTLPDAVALIDVPKYLGNLKYQVWKKMKDVCLYYPVILNPHTSSPNVVSVSDDLTSVTSSRPQPKALPLHRNRVVLGSVEYANGVHSWDIEVGNSRHWTLGVCLGSVERSVVQPLTPENGFWGLRRDGDSYILMDTGMSRLNMKRNPEVVRVKIDYFPFDHNDLFLIFQNQKHWRKVSFSDARSDSFLAGFTRVPVEKELFPFVIPEDQSVPLRVVPAKVIVTVEQKLSFTERVLILILGVFVVVIVIILS from the exons ATGAACAG agcTAATTACACACTCCCAGATGCAGTAGCTCTTATTGATGTTCCCAAATATCTGGGCAACTTGAAGTACCAAGTGTGGAAGAAGATGAAGGACGTCTGCCTTTACT ATCCTGTGATCCTGAATCCACACACATCTTCACCTAATGTTGTCTCTGTGTCAGATGATCTGACCTCTGTGACCTCATCACGACCTCAGCCCAAAGCTCTTCCTCTGCACAGGAACCGTGTGGTGCTGGGGAGTGTGGAATATGCTAATGGTGTTCACTCATGGGATATTGAGGTGGGAAACAGTCGGCACTGGACACTAGGAGTGTGTCTTGGATCGGTGGAAAGATCTGTTGTGCAACCTTTGACCCCTGAAAATGGCTTCTGGGGTCTCAGACGTGATGGAGACTCGTACATATTGATGGACACTGGGATGTCCAGATTAAACATGAAGAGAAATCCAGAGGTAGTCAGAGTAAAGATTGACTATTTTCCCTTCGATCATAATGATTTATTTCTGATCTTTCAGAATCAGAAACACTGGAGGAAGGTGAGCTTTTCTGATGCCAGGAGTGACTCATTTCTTGCAGGATTTACTAGAGTGCCAGTGGAGAAGGAACTCTTTCCTTTTGTGATCCCAGAAGATCAATCTGTCCCTCTGCGTGTCGTCCCAGCTAAAGTTATTGTGACTGTTGAACAGAAACTATCGTTCACAGAGAGAGTCTTGATCTTAATCTTGGGTGTTTTTGTAGTGGTTATAGTGATAATTCTGTCATGA